The genome window GATGGGGCCCAGGGCCTGCCTTGCTCTTTGGAATGCCTGTCTCTGGCTGCCTTGCTTTCCCCGactgcccctgcccacccctcctcaCTCTCGGAACCTGACCAGTGGGCGGGCCGCGGTGTGGAACCCGCTGCCCGGAGTAACCGGACAAACAGAACTCCGTAGGACTCTGAGCCTGTTCTCCGGGTGGGCCTCCTGTGCTCCCACCTGCTGCCCTCCTGGCCCACCCATGCAGCGCCCCAAACCCTTCTACACACCTGTAGCTCCCCAAGACGGCTTCAGTCCCCAGGGCCTGGATGGTACCGAGCGGCTGGGCAGCCAGCCCCCCCCTGCCTGCACAGAACCTCTTCCCGCTGTAGGTATGCGTCGGGGTTCGGGGCACCCAATGGGGCAGGGACCAGGACTCTGCCTGCCAGCCTCAGGACCAGCCCCACCTGCCTGTTTTTGTCCACAGGTTCCTCCAACCTGTACCACCCCCCAAGCCCAGAGAAAGAGGTGTTTCCAGCCCCTCCAGCAGGTACTGGTCCCACCATGACCCTCGATGACTCAGAAATGGGCTAGGCCATCTTGCCCCACCCATCCCTAGATGGCACCCCTCTCCAAAGGCAAGGACTGTGTCCCTGATCCCCAAAGGAGCCCATGCACCAAGGTCTGTGTCCCCCATCCCCTAGATTGGGCCCTGAAGGCAAGGCCTGTCTCCTGTCCTTCAGGTCTCCCAAAGCCAGGCCTGTGTCCCCAGCTCCCAGGTGGGCGAGCCTCCCAAGGTTGGGCTGTGCCTGCCATTCCCCAGACGGGCCTCGAAAGCCTGACCCCTAAGTAGGTCCCCAAAGGCAAAGCCTATGTCTCTGTCCCCCAAATGGACCCCAGAAGCAGTCCCTGTCCTTCATTCCACAGACATGCCCCACGGTGTGGGCCGCCACTCCCCCATCCCCAGGCGGATCCCACAACTGCCCCTCTCAGGGCCGTCCTCCCTGGCCGCAGGTTTCCAGATGGCGCCCTGCGGGTGCTTCTTTGATCCCCGCATCTACCGAATCGAGTGGGCCACCACTGACTTCGGCCAGTCGTCCCTGTACAAGCTGGCAGCTGTGGGCAGCGGGGGGCTGGCGGGGGGCGCCGCCTCGCCAGGCACTTACCTCCTGGAACCCCAGCATTACCTCAAGGCCCCGGTGCCACCCCCGCTGCATCCGCCGTACCCCCTCTACCAGCCACCCCCCGGGGGCCCCCAGTACCTCCTGCCCTACTTCCCACCCGAGGGACCTGGGCCCGAGGCACTGGGCTTCGTCGGGGAAGGGGGGCCCCCGGCCTTCACAGAGCTGCCCCCGCCGCCCCTCAAGGAGAGCAAGCTGCCGCCACTGCTCCTCACGCTGCCGACCGAGGCCACGCTGCCCCACGGCACCTACGGCCACCTCAAGGGCCGCCTGAGCCAGCTGCATGGGCCTGGTGAGCCCCTGGCCTTCACCGCCAAGGAGCTGTCCCCTGGGACTGGGCCCGGCCAGCTGTACCCGCCGGGCCCTGCTGAGACCAGGGCGGCCGAGGCCGAGGACGCCCCGCTAGGGGCAGGCGAGGCCCGGATCCCCGAGGCAGCCCAGGCCTTTGTGCTGCCTGAGAAGGTGCTGCTGGAGGACGCCATGAAGCTGTTCGACTGCCTGCCGGGCGGCGCCGAGCCCGAGGGGACCCCGTACAAGGCCCCCGGGCCCGCCCTGCCCGACAGCGGGGGTGGCGGGGATGACTCCTCCGGCGACATCCGCTCGCTGCACCTGCCGGAAGAGCTGCTGTCCTTTGACTATAGCGTGCCCGAGATCCTGGACACCGTGTCCAACGTGGACTACTTTTTCAACTTCAAGGCGCTGGACGAGGAGCCGCCGCCCCGCCTGGGGCCCCCCCCCACCAATCCCGTGGCCCTGGCGCCACGGGCCGAGCTGCCCAGCAAGAGGAAGGCCAGCAGCTCGACCACCAAGAAGGGGAGGCAGGGCAGCAAGGGCAAGCAGGCTGCGGGCCCGGCCAGCGCCGCCCCCTCAGGGCCCAGGCAGGACCTGGGAGCCACTCCCCATTAAAGCGGATTTGACCTCTCAGCTCTGTGTCCACTCAGTGGCATTGGGTTTAGGGGCTGTGGGCCAGGGCCAGACCTGGAGGGCTGTCCCCTCTCCCGCCCCCTTGTCCAGTGGGATCCATGCCACTTGGTGAGGCCCCATGGGACCCCAGCACCTCCTGGTTGCCAGGCTTCTGGAGACTTAGGGTTTGGGATTCTAAATCCCTTCTCTTCTAACCCCAGAAAACCCAAGTCAGCTGGTCGGGGTGGAGGGCTTCTGTGAGGTGGCAGACTCCTGCCCTGCAACGATTTCACCCCCGTGTTTGATGGGAAAGTCAGGGTTTCCCAGAGGCAGGCAGGAACTTGCCTGAAGACACACAGCAAGCAGGGCGGGGCCAGGGAGCAGTGGTCTGCACatccccctctcctgccccctgaAGCCAGGCCTGGTGGACTGAAGGGGGAGGCCTTTGAGGGGCCTGCACGCTGGGCTTGGTGTCAGCCCAGCTGCCAGGGGTGCGTGTCACCCAATGGTGAATGGGAACGCCTCCTTcttctggggcaggcagacaGGTGGGACCCCTAGGGGTGTGGAGGCAGGTGCTGGGTGGAGGTGGAGGCACCTGATGGtctgagggtgggggcagggttgGGACGCCTGAGATGGTGCCCACCTGGCACAGGGGATCAGAGCAGGCATGCGTGTGATGGAGCGCGGAGTGCACCTGAGGCCCAGGTGAGGACCGGAGGCGCTGGACGAGGAGCCTGGCCACACGGGGGTTCTGCATCCCAGGTGGCAGGCACAGGATCCTGGAGTTTGAGAGCTGCACATCTCACACCTGTTCCCTCTTGGCCTGGCTCCTCCCGCTGCGGTCCACAAGCTCCCTCCTCCTGAAGAGGGTGACACGGTTTCCCAGGGACACGTAAGGAaatgggaggggagagaagataGAGCAGCACTCTGGAGTGGGACTCCAGGCCTGGCCCCCTGCTCCCCGCCCTGCAGGAGGAAGagccctcctgccccaggccctgGTCTGGGTCTCACTGTTGGGCTCCCCTGGAGGCTTGACTGGAATCCAGGAGGCAGCTGGGTGTGGGAAGGCGGATTCCCACGTGCTGGCACCAAGCCTCCAGCCTGCGGGGCTCGTCTCCCCGAAGCCTGTTCCAAGGCTCAGGGAAGCAGAGGCTGCCAGGGAGCCTGGGCCGTATCTGCATCGCGGCCCACGCTTACCCTTCCTGTCTGTGTTCTGACCGGGGACATGGGCCTGGAGAAGCCCGAGTCCACTCCCCTTGGCTTCCTTCTGAGCCCTTTCTTCCTGCAGCCCCATTAAGGGGTATTTTTGAGACTAAAATTACGTACCACCAGCGAAGGGAAGGCCCTGGCAAAGGAGGTGGGTATGAGCATGGGCTCAGTTTTCTTCAAGATTAACTGGGACTGAGGGTCCTGAAACAGTGCCACCTGACAGTCCAACCCGGCCGGGAGGCCTGGGCGGTGGGCGGGGCGGGCCGCTGGGGCTCGGCCCTGGGGAGAGGGGCGAGCTCACAGGTCGCTGCACTGGACGTGGGAGCGGAGGTTGTCAACGACTGGCTTGAGACCGTGTTGGGCAATTTAAAGGTCTGTGGAATACATTCTTCTCACCTCAGAGTCATCAGAAAAGGGAGACTACCCAGGTTTTCCCTGGACTGAGGCGGCCGTCCTGTGCCGCCTTGGGTTTGCCtgaagtggaggggagggaagcccactgcatggatggatggacggacaggCTGATAGAAcgtacacatacatgtgtgtacgtcatataaacacacacacacgtctgtatgtgtgtgttcacacgtgcatacatacatacccaTGCATGTTTGTAAGCATGTGCTGTCTATACGTGTGAACACAGGTGTGCCTAAGTGTGTACACGTGTACATGAGTGTACATATACACATGCGCACAGGTGTGATATACTCACCGTCTGCTCACATGTGTGAACACACATGTTTTGTATACAACACGCATGTACACAAATGTAGACACACATCCAGATGTACCACGTATCTGTACGTGTTACCCATACGTAGGCACATGCATGGATGTGTATGTAGTATACACATTGTGTGCATGTTGCACACGTGTCTCCATatcatacatacatgtatgtgtgtgcatagtaTCTCTGCACACATAC of Vicugna pacos chromosome 22, VicPac4, whole genome shotgun sequence contains these proteins:
- the PRR22 gene encoding proline-rich protein 22 isoform X1; its protein translation is MGPRACLALWNACLWLPCFPRLPLPTPPHSRNLTSGRAAVWNPLPGVTGQTELRRTLSLFSGWASCAPTCCPPGPPMQRPKPFYTPVAPQDGFSPQGLDGTERLGSQPPPACTEPLPAVGSSNLYHPPSPEKEVFPAPPADMPHGVGRHSPIPRRIPQLPLSGPSSLAAGFQMAPCGCFFDPRIYRIEWATTDFGQSSLYKLAAVGSGGLAGGAASPGTYLLEPQHYLKAPVPPPLHPPYPLYQPPPGGPQYLLPYFPPEGPGPEALGFVGEGGPPAFTELPPPPLKESKLPPLLLTLPTEATLPHGTYGHLKGRLSQLHGPGEPLAFTAKELSPGTGPGQLYPPGPAETRAAEAEDAPLGAGEARIPEAAQAFVLPEKVLLEDAMKLFDCLPGGAEPEGTPYKAPGPALPDSGGGGDDSSGDIRSLHLPEELLSFDYSVPEILDTVSNVDYFFNFKALDEEPPPRLGPPPTNPVALAPRAELPSKRKASSSTTKKGRQGSKGKQAAGPASAAPSGPRQDLGATPH
- the PRR22 gene encoding proline-rich protein 22 isoform X2 is translated as MGPRACLALWNACLWLPCFPRLPLPTPPHSRNLTSGRAAVWNPLPGVTGQTELRRTLSLFSGWASCAPTCCPPGPPMQRPKPFYTPVAPQDGFSPQGLDGTERLGSQPPPACTEPLPAVGSSNLYHPPSPEKEVFPAPPAGFQMAPCGCFFDPRIYRIEWATTDFGQSSLYKLAAVGSGGLAGGAASPGTYLLEPQHYLKAPVPPPLHPPYPLYQPPPGGPQYLLPYFPPEGPGPEALGFVGEGGPPAFTELPPPPLKESKLPPLLLTLPTEATLPHGTYGHLKGRLSQLHGPGEPLAFTAKELSPGTGPGQLYPPGPAETRAAEAEDAPLGAGEARIPEAAQAFVLPEKVLLEDAMKLFDCLPGGAEPEGTPYKAPGPALPDSGGGGDDSSGDIRSLHLPEELLSFDYSVPEILDTVSNVDYFFNFKALDEEPPPRLGPPPTNPVALAPRAELPSKRKASSSTTKKGRQGSKGKQAAGPASAAPSGPRQDLGATPH